The DNA region CGCGCTCTCGTTCGGTGGTGACGACCTCCCGCACGAGTCGTACTCCATAGGGGTCGAGCCCCGAAAAGGGCTCGTCCAGAATGAGCAGGTCTGGCTCGCCAGCAATCGCCATCGCGAGACCGAGGCGTTGGCGCATCCCTTTCGAATAGCCACCAGCGCGCTGGTCAACTGCGTCACCGAGACCGACACGTCCAAGAGCCGTCTCGGGATCACCGCTTGCGTCGTTCGCATCGAGGATGTACTCGACGTGTTCACGGCCGGAAAGCGAACCATAGACCCCGAACTGGTCGGGGAGGATACCAGTTCGTGCGTGAATCGTACTGGCATCCTGGTGGGCATCCATCCCGAGAACGATTGCAGTTCCTGTAGAGGGTCGCGTATAATCCATCAGCATATCGATGGTCGTTGATTTGCCAGCGCCGTTCGGGCCGAGGAACCCGTACACTTCACCGTCCTCGACAGAGAGGTCGAGGTCGGAAACGACGGGTTGACCATCGTAGCGTTTTGTGAGCCCTGACGTTTTGATTGCAGTCATCGCACTCGGAGGGGGCTACTCGCCGACTGTAACATCGGAATATCGTTCTGGAGGACCATACCAGCGGTTCGTAGAATACCTGTAAAAACATTTGGAACGACTGTCCT from Halomicrobium sp. LC1Hm includes:
- a CDS encoding ABC transporter ATP-binding protein, producing the protein MTAIKTSGLTKRYDGQPVVSDLDLSVEDGEVYGFLGPNGAGKSTTIDMLMDYTRPSTGTAIVLGMDAHQDASTIHARTGILPDQFGVYGSLSGREHVEYILDANDASGDPETALGRVGLGDAVDQRAGGYSKGMRQRLGLAMAIAGEPDLLILDEPFSGLDPYGVRLVREVVTTERERGATVFFSSHVLDQVERVCDRVGLLAEGHLIAEGTPKELRDMAGVESHLRIETDGDDTALTAIRKIDGVERVSQAGGDVVVTCPRDLRYRILDVLEETGATIHSFDVDQGTIEDAFVEIANKQTV